In the genome of Aedes aegypti strain LVP_AGWG chromosome 2, AaegL5.0 Primary Assembly, whole genome shotgun sequence, the window CTAAGAAGTatgttctgtcccagtgggagcGTAaccaaaaagttgaaaataaaaaaaatctttaaaattcattttttttattagaatcattttaaacattacattcattttttaatCTAGATGTTCCGTGATAGACAAccctatcatcctaatttgattatacaaaatttagatttagttaacattttgttaacaacatattacattacaTTTTCTGTAGCAGTTTCAGTTAACCAAAAtttataacgcattaatcgtgacaatagaaaATTGCAACGGTTTTTGTCCAGAATTATTAATACTTTCATTTGACATATGATCAAATGTTTTTACATTAGATATTCATGTAACTTATTAGTACAATACCAGGTTGGAAGcttcagaaacttttccaaaatattattttgaatcctctgcagcaTGGCTAGCCTGAATATTTGTTTAGAGacgaaaaacttatttttaagacaaagtttccattatgaaaagatctttgaccaaccgggaatcgaacccaggcaccttcagcatggctttactttgtgccgcggactctaaccactcggctaaggaaggaccctacgaatcaaatttgttacacgttaaagttgatgagtgatcgaaTGTCCATGCCGGAATCTGAACAtagacaaaaattcaattttcgattatgtggaccatcattctgttggaaatgaccttttcaaaaagtgtcCCGATGCAAGAAAACAAGCTGATTGGATGATAGCttaaagcttctgcaggatttttgacCGCTCTCAAAATTTGGTACAACCATGGAATTTTTCCTTTTgttaggaaaatatgccaactgaaaacattcggAAAcatgattttcgatttttctcaGTTTTCACTTCTTTTAAATCAGTCTCCTAGGAATTTTCAGTTGGTTGCTTTCCACGGAGGCGGGACGTtttgcataaagacgtttcgcaaaAGGACGGTTCGCATAATTTTATggatggacgtttggcataaagagaattatatgccttctttaaaatgctacctgttcttatatgaacctgctttatgcgaaatgtccattatgccgaACGTCTTTATACGAAACGTACtaatgcgaaacgtctttatgcgaaatgggtaaCCCCGGCTTTCCACTATTATAAGTTGCACCGGGGAATTTCTTTGCGGCTTTCAGTCTCAACGGCAATCAGAACTAAAAAATTTCTTCTACGCCCAACGTTTCGACtgttttctcaatatttttcaatggtgaggaatttttggaaacgtttCCTTGATtaagaatgttttcgaaatccTCAGTAAGTATTCTATTGAACTAAAAAGTCCTGAAAAATtttgcgcgctttcaaactacatagcaagtttttgagctctttcgcaattaataatttgttttcctctttcagtgCCGGAATTGGCTttctttttccaaaaaattggaagtgttttcagttttttttttataatttccaaaaggacttagagccagggtccaattggaaaattttattttcaaaatttttgtttttgaattaaaaaaacatgttttcaatttcCTTTTTGCatatcctgccatataatttccatagcaggatcgcgagtacgttgaaattgccttctcctcctCAAGTATTTAAGGCAGATGAAGAGTTATAGATCATTTTTcgaatcacggattcgaattttacttcacgttgtggtattgcaatgccattgttcgaaaataattgaaagtggagctgataggattgagaatcgcttaaaGGGATacttgaaatgtaacagggacatgatcagaatcaaaatcagcatgagtaaccagttggctacaaaggtggcTAGTGTCGGTTAAAACCAAATCAATCTTAGAAGGGTTTGTAGaaaggaaaaataaaaacaagtagAGCTATCAGGTTATCaatttgagaaatatcctgaagagcactcgtcaaataaaattctaaCGTTGGAATTaatttgcgaattattccatgaccaatGTTTGGCATCAAAGTCAacgataacaaaaaaaaatgacttattgcgagttaattgccacaagtcattttgaagcaaattaacttgcagcccagtgcattgaaaaggcaaataggcaaagcgtatttaccaagttgtgtttcgtCAGAAACACccaatgtttcaaaaactttggtttcaaatgacgaaaacagttgatattTTATATGCCTATGGATGATGATTACAACTCCCCAACATGCCCAatcaagtcaatcattacgataaacaaaaaaaatggatcTGTTTTGAATCTGGATCCAGGTTgtaaataagtttcagtaataactgctatttgtatgttattaactgtaagaaaatttagcagctcgtcctctttatcactcaaagaacgagcattccaatttaatcaataaattaatattattttttttcgtacCAGCTTGAAGTTGAAtgagaaagttttcaaaatgaaaaaagtttatTACGGGTTTAGACTCCTACTTGTGGCTCAAAACGCCTGACTGTATATTTGTTTAAAAGACACCGAAACGTTAATGCTTCCACTGGACGATTCacccttaaaaaaaaacactacactagacaacggactagtatACAACGCTCAGAGGCTCAGTCGTACTACGTTCTTAGTGAAAAATTGTCCGGAATGAAGCAGTAATCAGACCCATGCTCCTTAGACCTAtgtggctaaatgcttggtaacactatcTGCACGGTCACGAACCCCATATTTGTAGCATAAAAGGCTCATTGCTTTCGTGGCGTAACCGCCAGACGGTTTTGTTTAAATCTTTAAAGTAACTAGCGACATCATTTGATCCCATTTGCAGTAAATATAAAGTACAAAGTGCTTTCCAAAGGAACCATTCGCAACCCGCATGTTTTTCTATCCCACCTCTTCTCACTCTGTCGCTACCATCATGTCGccataattaattaaataaatcCGCCATCCTTTGCTAATTGCAGGCGCGTCCGCCACGGAAATCAGCTGCCAAGATTGTTCTGGGATTTGTCCATAATCAGGCTGGGAGCATCCTATTTTGCGATGATAGGGATACGATTTACCAAAATCGAGGTCCAGAGTATAAAAAGCCCGAGGCGCTGTCCAGTCATCATCAGTTCAGTGGTGCCTCTTATCCTAAGGACATAAGCCGCCTTCCCGAGTTCTTCAATTTCTATCTAGCATCATAGCTAACACAATTCTCATCGACATGGCTTGCATCAAAATGATCGGATCGCTGGTTCTGGTGGCGCTGATCGTTCTGGCCCTGAGCAGCACCACTGAAGCCGGCTACCGGAAGCCACCATTCAACGGAAGCATCTTCGGCAAGCGGAATGGAAACTCTATTGGTAAGTTAGACTTCTCTGAGCAAACAATTCTGGTTCTAATTTAACctcttttcattccattctgacagACTACGAAGGAAACGCGAAGGTGTTGTCGACCATGTGCGAAATCGCTGCAGAAGCGTGTCAGTCGTGGTTCACCCAAGAACAGAAGTAGTAAAATTCCCACCAAATAGCCGCAAAGTTGGCACCGATCCAGAACCACATCGTATTCTTATTCAACGCCATGATCGGAAGATGATTTGAGGTGACCAATATCCCCGCCTTTACTAAACTCATCCGTTAATCACCAAGCCCCTATTGTAATCATCAGTGTACAGAAGAATTGcgacagatagccgtagtggtttGAACCAGGGAAGTGAAGTATATtcaatgtttgaaatgtcaagTGTTATAATAAAACGCAAGAGTGTCATCCCCATAAGGAAAATGGTGACAACGTAATGTGAGAAGTGTTTGATTATTCATAGCATTGTGAAACTTTGACCCCTGTTAGCGGTTATAGAGGAATCTAAGAAACTCAGCTTCTGTACTTCTACTACGTTTCGTATGTCGCCATTGAGCACACTTTTGAATGGCAAGTATGGATGTCGTTACAATTCGTGGTATAAACCCTGAAAACTGTTTTGTGGGACGGACTTTTCTCGGAATGATGTACTTCGCATAGTCAAtgaaatcaatatttttgtGAGCTTTTTGTGAGTTAAATTTTTGAAGGCGTTGTCAAGTTTGCTGCACTATGTTGTTTCTATCTTTTGGCACAAGAGATCTATTCTCAATATTTTAATGGTCTTGTACAGGAGATTAGTTGCACCTTCAAATGCATCCACACATATTTGGTGATCATTTCAGATACACTACCGAAGATGAAGTGTACACCTCCTATTGAAGCGGATGAATTTAGTATTTAATTTAGTGAGTCAATTTGCGATTCAACTGGACCATTTTTTGTACCACAGTAAACCCTTTatcatttaaggtgattatagaacgaagccacaccacaaattttcaagagtacaagaCCTGAGTATTAAACAGCAAACCaaatcccattggtcaccaccagcaagcaaacaATTTGATAGGTTTTCAACGCGAGCTGTTGCCAGATTCtctagtcttgtgcacttgGAAATTCatagtttggcttcgttttataatcacatTCAGATACAGTACACCAGAACGCTCATTATGCGGTCCCGGAGAACCAACAAACATCTAATCTTGATTTCTATACCAATCATATTTACTCGACAAAGGATAGTAATCGGAAGAATTTGTGTGGGAACACATAAGGGTGATTTCTGGTTTCTTTcagtagttcaaaaaaaaatctcagcgaAAATCATTACACTGCATTCTCCTTTGCAAATGTAGTGATAGATTGCAACGAAAATTGCttcgattaaaaaaaacatcaatgtttgtcaaacttattattattattattattattattattattattattattattatttttatttttattattattattattattattattattattattattattattattgttattattattattgttattatagagttttggcacttctcagcaaaaaaatgctggaaactTTCACCTACCCCGGGCAATCTGTATGCCAAAGGGGATTAGGCTCTGTGGATCTCATTGGTCGGTTTTACTTATCCTAATGAGTCTGCTGGATGAGTTTCTCAGTTGTGGTGGTTCAGGAACCGTCTAACTATGCTGCAGGTTCCAAGAATCACCGCTTTTTGGATGCTGTGTaggtccttcttcaattccagctcgtcTAGGGACCTTAGGAGAGATTTCGGGACAATTCCGGTCGCTGAGAGGACTACCGGAACTATACGGACGTCCTCTAGGTGCCACATCTGCTTCAACTCCTCCGCCAAGTCGTGGTACTTCGCTATCTTGTTAGAGAACGTTGATTGGACATTGTGGTCCAGCGGTACAGCGATGTCGATGAGTGTAACTCGATTCATCCTTTTGTCGTAGACTACAATGTCGGGGCGGTTGGCACGGATGAGGACGTCCGTTATGATCTCGCGATCCCAGTACAGCTTTATGCAACTATTTTCCAGAACCGGGTCAGGCAGGTACTTGTAGTAGGGCACAAATCGATCCACCAAGTTGTGCTTAAGGGCAAGCTGTTGATGCAGAATCTTGGCAACTTCGTTGTGACGATCGAGGTAGGCTGATCCAGCTAGTACTGAACAGCCGGCAACGACATGCTCGATAGTCTCCCCTACTGAATTGCACTTCCTACAGCGGTCCTCCACGTCTTCGTGCAATATGTAGTGCCGATAGTTCTTCGTCGCAATTACCCGGTCCTGGATGGCTACCATGAAACCTTCTGTTTCTGAGAAGAGGTCACCC includes:
- the LOC5572527 gene encoding SIFamide-related peptide, producing the protein MACIKMIGSLVLVALIVLALSSTTEAGYRKPPFNGSIFGKRNGNSIDYEGNAKVLSTMCEIAAEACQSWFTQEQK